ttataacctttatttttttttgtgtgtaaaatGGCCATTGCTTTTATTATTATCATAGCATTATCTATTCAATTAATTTAGAGTCTTATTTCTATCTATTGTACAAAAGTCTATGTTAGACTAATTATAGattattaatatgttttatttgatatattactttaatcaatcaaaaatctaatctattaaatcAAACATGATATTCTGAAATATATTCTCCTAAATCTCccctttaaaattaaaaattgtcaaaaaatattattgttttaattattaaactctATAAATATGGttacattttattattatatagatatccaaaaaaaaattaaagggaattaatatagttaaaatatgttaattaattCTGCATAATAAATTGTTTAGTGAGCGTGACAATAAAACAAAGTATTTTATCAAACTCAAAttagtaacatatataatatatatttataaaaaataaatgtagatTCGAATCCCATATTATCAACATACAAACCCTAACATTTGCAATAATCTTCTGtcgattttgaaaattaaaaaaaaaattaaaaattaaaaaaaacatatccaGCGTTTTAACGCGGGTGATTTCCTAGTACTAAATTATTTCATGGAATAATGGCAATGAATTAAGTAGCTAGAGttcatcaaataaaaaattcacaTTTTGACAAATGTAGATGTCACTTTTTTCAGGAGAGTTCTAAAAATACTAGAAAgcgaaatttttttaaagaaatttaagAGGGTATTTTCCAGTGTAacatctcttgaaagtatttgtattgttcatatatattgtataacATACACTCTCATTTTTTGTTTAGTCTGAAACAAATTAGCAGTTGGGTTTGAATGAAACAAAATGGATGTAATTCAAAGCTCTAGTCATTGTTCATTCACAAGATATGATCTCTAGACATCATGATTTGGTTCTCCCTAatctcatttattttgttaattattttataacttttgTTTTGTGTAGAATGGTCATTACTTTTGTTATATTCATAGTGTTGTATCAAATTAATTCACAGTACGTAATGGCAAATGAACAAACTAGCTAGAgttcatgaaataaaaaatttcacatTATGAGAAATGTAGATGTCATTGTTTCCAGGAGAGTCCTAAAAATACAAGAatgccaaaacaaaaatattgaagaaaGTTGTTAAGAGGGTCTTTTCCAGTGTAAGATCTTTTGGAACCACTCTAATTGGTATTGATTAATATCTACTATCATAAGTGAACAATATAATAATGTAGATTAGGTAGTAGTGTAGAACAGAGACTTTTCGATCCACTTGAACCAATATTCTATAAAATgttctaatataatttttgtttaacaaCTTGTCTCTCTTCCTTCAATCATATAAATTCGTTAGGTCTCCTAACATTAGTCTTTGTTCGATCAAGAATATCTTCAATATAATGTTATATTACATGTCATTAAACTATTATCATGGCAGTGAATCAATTATTCAGAGCTACgtctattaattattatattcttCCAAACCAGTGGCTAAAAGCAACTACATTTTGGGAGTGAAAAACTTttagaattttgtttttaaaaacaataaactaGATGTAAATATCGTTCATCtgtaatttatttacttatttaatttttttcagtaGGTGATGTGAATACAATTCTTATCGAGTACGTTCAGCCATTTATGAGAAAGGTATAATTGATATGGGACAAAATCTGACTTCTAATGTTCACCACATATTATCCTCATCGTCCTCTTCATCTTAAACCTCTTGAATCTTTTACTCCGactttataaataattacatatatatacatatataaatatctgtaaaaattaacatatagaACGTGCTTTTTTGCTGCTTTATAACATTCATAATTTCTTTACCCTACTATATACTATTTTGAAGGCTTTTCACTCTTATATTAGTTTATCCACTACACCAATCATATCAAAACGAGTAAGGGCATGTGCAATATACAGACTCAGCTTAATTACAAAATCAAATCTTGTCTCAAAAGTCGCAATCTACTGCATGTAAAAGATCGGAAATACAAAAGAGAAAAGATTGATATGTACGATTGTTACATTATTAACGTGGACATGAGCATGAAACTTCTTGATGATTTATGATGATGAACAATAGAAAAGCCAAAATAAATATGTTGGACACTGAAAAAAAGCATCTGGTCTTGGGATATGGAATATACTCTCACCCCTACTCTCTCTATCCATCGCCGATGCCATCTCTATTGACTGTTTTGGTCGACCAAAGTATATAGTAGCAGTGTCCCTGATACCTTTTATCTGGTTATGAGATTCCTTAATCATTTGCTACTTTATTTATTAGATAGAACCTTTAACATCTGAGTTTTAACACCCAAGTATttttagcaaaagaaaaaaaaacatccgAGATACAAACACATTCGTATTTCGTATAATTCCCACATACAAAGGAAAAGTttgtaacaaatatattttgggCTTTGAGAAAtatcattaataagatcatacACTTTAAATCTGTCATTAATATGGAAAATACGGAAATATATAGAGATTGCTAGATTACATCTCTGTTGTGTATAATCCATACATCTTTGTTGCTTTGGGTGAGACCGTGAGAGTAGTACTCCCAAGGATCTGAATAAGTGATCAAGTGTGTTTGTATTCTAGAGAAACAATAAGCTACCATTTGAGTGATGCCGCCTCCAAATGTCTCCCACTCATCACCTCCTTCCTCCGCGTTGTCCTGCTCTTCGACCTGGGTTTCTTGAAAACTGGATCTGCAAATTTTTGGAGTCCTGTTCATTTTCATCCATTCTATAGCCTGTCAAATGCATAGTAGCATAACATCAGTTAAAGTTCGAGTGTctttcttcagaaaaaaaaaagaaaaagaggaatATGTTGATGAAAGATAAGTATATAACAAGAAATAAAGCAAAACATGTTGGACCTAATATTACCAATTTGGGACACAGGGAGAATCTCATTTTACCTTGCAGGGCGGTACGAGCAGTTGCTGCACATGCAGGATTTTCAAAATCAACAAAACATAGAACAACAGGATCTCCATTCCTCTGCATTAAAACCCTTTAGTTAGTCAAAAAAAGTAAcgaaatttgtttaaaaaacttCAACAATGTTTCAAGTTGGAGCCAGTGAATCTTACTTGCTTTGTATCTTTGGTCACAAGTCTCACTTCTTTATATCCCAGAAAAGGCCGAAATATATCTAAGACCATATACTTAAGGAGACTAACCAGCACAAGACATTCTTAAGAAGTTTGAAAACgaaccataaaaaaaataggATACGAGATACTTCCCTCCTAGAGCAATTAGAAGGAAGTCCTTCGACAAAGAGAGTGTTGGATGCATCTGGAGGTAGACGAAGCAGTTCTCTTCCAGGCCTAGCAACAACTAAATCTTGTTGACCAAAACCCAAATCTCGACCATTAGGCCCAAAATCTGGAGGCATAACTCCACCACGCCCAGGCATAAGCTCACCCATGTCACCTCCTCCTCGTCTTCCCATGCCAGCACCATGAAAGCGACCAGCTTCTTCAGATGGCATAGAAGACGTTTGCTACAGAACAGTGAAGACTTTTTCAATTCACTGACGAAATAAACGAAGAAGAGACAATACATAAAAGTACATAAGTGAATAATAAAGGATCTGTACCGCACTCTGGAGGTAGCGATCATAAGCCGACCCAATAGTCCTCGTATCTCTTACAGAATGAGGGATACCTCTATCCTCATCTCGTGACACGTAATCATGTTCTGAATAAGACAAGGCGTAATATTTACATGTAAAATGTACTGTAGACATGAATCAGCAACTACCAAGCAGTGGTTTTGATGAACATCTCTAACTTAAGCATCAATGTAACAGGACACATACACAGAACCATTCCATCACAATATAACGAACGGATCAAAACGCCTAAACTCAATTATAGCTCAGCCTATTGAGTAAACAAATAAGTTTTTAGGGCAAAGGAGCAATCTTTAAGACATATATAACCTGTTCAATTGTCTTTATGACAAGCCGCACAACAATGCCCAATACAATGAAACATTTGAATCTCCCAAGTATAGAAACAAGCTTCTCTAGGTCTAAATCGTACGATCACAACAAAAAAAGGATGGAGAATTTAGCTTTTTTACCGAAGTCAGAACGGTGACGTTTCAGAGGACCACCGTGAGGGATCGACGACATCGGAGGAGGCTGATGGTGTCGCTGCTGCTGGTTCCAGTACCCATCTGCCATTGACGGCGACTGAAAGGAACAATAATTTCTAATTTTCGCTCGATTTCAGTTTCAGTTTCTGCTTTTAGATAACCGAATGATCCGAATTTCTGTTACCCGACCCGGTTTATTCTGACACTTATTTAACGGGCCTATAGACTCATATACCTATCGGCCCATTTGATGAAAAGCTACTTGAAAGTGTTTTGGTCTGCCCTTTAGATTTTttgttagaccatctccaatggcttactctattttttacttttaaatagagtaactttataatagagtttgagtttgctccaatggtactctaaaatagagtagaaaatagagtgattaacaaaataaaaacaaattactttatatttggagtaaacctatttttcactctattatagagtgagaaatagagtaccattggaacattttttactctaaactctattttaaaataaaaaatagagtagggttggagatactcttagagcatcattattcCAGTCTCTAAAAGGGTATTTTAGCCTAAttggaattaaaaataaaatgaaaaataca
This genomic interval from Brassica napus cultivar Da-Ae chromosome A6, Da-Ae, whole genome shotgun sequence contains the following:
- the BNAA06G15070D gene encoding nuclear speckle RNA-binding protein B, translating into MADGYWNQQQRHHQPPPMSSIPHGGPLKRHRSDFEHDYVSRDEDRGIPHSVRDTRTIGSAYDRYLQSAQTSSMPSEEAGRFHGAGMGRRGGGDMGELMPGRGGVMPPDFGPNGRDLGFGQQDLVVARPGRELLRLPPDASNTLFVEGLPSNCSRREVSHIFRPFLGYKEVRLVTKDTKQRNGDPVVLCFVDFENPACAATARTALQGYRMDENEQDSKNLQIQFSRNPGRRAGQRGGRR